Proteins co-encoded in one Balneolaceae bacterium genomic window:
- a CDS encoding TIGR00341 family protein: protein MPIRQIEVIVPKDAREDFKELLNDNSVEHYWNEESDSGYLLKALVDANKTESFLDNAEQLMGNDDRYRLVMQDVEATLPRVEEDEEEEEKQGKEDEEEEQEPFRGVRVSREELYNEISDAVNLTPVYIALVTFSTIVAALGMLRDSVAVVIGAMVIAPLLGPNVALALSTTLGDSKLFIKSLKTNVTGITVAFFLSVLMGIFLTVDASVYEIASRTDVQLSDIALALASGAAGVLAYTIGMSAAVIGVMVAVALLPPLVSAGLLIGDMQFSLAYYSFLLLTTNIICVNLAAVATFAVQGVSPRSWYKAKKAKKINKIAFALWAVLLLILSLLIILN from the coding sequence ATGCCTATCAGACAAATTGAGGTGATTGTCCCAAAAGATGCAAGGGAAGATTTTAAAGAACTTTTGAATGACAATTCGGTTGAACACTATTGGAATGAAGAATCGGATAGTGGATATCTGTTAAAGGCTTTGGTGGATGCCAATAAAACAGAAAGTTTCCTTGATAATGCCGAACAATTGATGGGGAATGATGATAGGTACAGACTGGTCATGCAGGATGTTGAGGCCACTCTGCCGCGTGTAGAAGAAGATGAAGAGGAAGAAGAGAAACAGGGAAAAGAAGATGAAGAAGAGGAGCAGGAACCATTTCGCGGTGTCAGGGTTAGCCGGGAAGAACTCTACAACGAAATCTCCGATGCAGTTAATCTTACGCCGGTTTATATTGCATTAGTCACTTTTTCAACCATAGTTGCTGCACTTGGAATGCTTCGGGATAGTGTGGCTGTGGTAATCGGCGCGATGGTAATTGCCCCCCTTTTAGGACCAAATGTTGCCTTGGCACTATCAACAACTTTAGGAGATTCAAAACTTTTTATAAAATCATTGAAAACCAATGTGACTGGAATAACTGTGGCGTTTTTTCTGTCTGTCCTAATGGGAATTTTTTTGACTGTTGATGCATCGGTATATGAAATTGCGAGCCGAACCGATGTACAGCTTTCTGATATTGCACTTGCCCTTGCGTCAGGCGCGGCCGGTGTGTTGGCTTATACCATTGGTATGTCGGCTGCAGTTATTGGGGTTATGGTAGCAGTTGCTTTATTACCACCACTGGTATCAGCCGGACTGCTAATCGGGGATATGCAATTTTCTTTGGCATATTATTCGTTTTTACTGTTAACGACTAATATTATCTGTGTGAACCTTGCAGCGGTTGCAACATTTGCCGTTCAGGGTGTGAGTCCCCGAAGCTGGTATAAAGCTAAAAAGGCAAAAAAAATCAATAAAATTGCGTTTGCTCTCTGGGCTGTTTTACTTCTGATTCTGAGTCTGCTCATAATTCTAAACTGA
- the queG gene encoding tRNA epoxyqueuosine(34) reductase QueG produces MDIHALTNKVRLKSFELGFDQCGFAKAGPLDPEAFRLEQWLNQNLHGTMGWMENYFDKRVDPTILVPGAKSVVSVLASYRFKENEEHDRETDQPKIAKYARGRDYHKTFKNRLKKLFFYTKELTGDINGRFFVDSAPVMDKAWAKRAGLGWMGKNSNLLNKTYGSFFLIGEMIVDIPFVYDAPQTDHCGSCTQCIDACPTDAIHEPYRIDSNRCISYLTIELKEQMPDEFEDQLGDWAFGCDICQDVCPWNRKAKYGHINDLKPREQVLHPPKRWTDLKEEEFEDIFEGSAVRRAGYKRFTENASRVENHKKEFAKQI; encoded by the coding sequence ATGGATATTCACGCACTCACAAATAAGGTTCGGCTGAAATCTTTTGAACTGGGTTTTGACCAGTGTGGGTTTGCCAAAGCTGGTCCTCTTGATCCCGAGGCTTTTCGTCTTGAACAGTGGCTTAACCAAAATCTACATGGAACGATGGGATGGATGGAAAACTACTTCGATAAACGTGTAGATCCCACCATACTGGTTCCCGGTGCCAAAAGTGTGGTAAGCGTTCTGGCAAGTTATCGTTTTAAAGAAAATGAAGAACACGACCGGGAAACCGATCAACCTAAAATTGCCAAATATGCACGGGGGCGTGATTATCATAAGACATTTAAAAACCGGCTTAAGAAACTTTTTTTCTATACCAAAGAGTTAACGGGAGATATCAACGGCCGCTTTTTTGTGGATTCCGCACCGGTGATGGATAAAGCATGGGCAAAACGAGCCGGACTGGGCTGGATGGGGAAGAACAGCAATTTGTTGAATAAAACATATGGTTCTTTTTTCCTGATTGGTGAAATGATTGTGGATATTCCCTTTGTGTATGATGCTCCTCAAACCGATCACTGCGGAAGTTGTACACAATGTATTGATGCCTGCCCTACAGATGCTATTCATGAACCCTATCGGATCGACAGTAACCGATGTATTTCTTACCTGACGATTGAGCTAAAAGAGCAGATGCCCGACGAGTTTGAAGATCAGCTTGGCGACTGGGCATTCGGCTGCGATATTTGCCAGGATGTATGCCCCTGGAATCGAAAAGCAAAATATGGTCACATAAACGATCTAAAACCACGCGAACAGGTTTTACACCCGCCAAAGAGATGGACTGATCTTAAGGAAGAGGAGTTTGAGGATATTTTTGAGGGGAGTGCTGTCCGACGCGCCGGTTACAAACGTTTTACCGAAAATGCCAGTCGTGTGGAAAATCACAAGAAAGAATTTGCAAAACAGATCTGA